The region GCTATTGATACAAGTGTTTTATTACATCACCAATGTACGATATGTTCTTCCAATAATGAAGTATTATTTCGGCAGTATTATCAAACGAAAAATAAGGTTCCGACGCGCGAATATGTACCCCACAAGTGTGGATCGAAGTGCGTTGAAGGAATAATGTCTCATACACCTGACAATCTCCGTGTCTATTCGCCTCTTTCAATACCGTTGCTTTGTGGTTGGAACCGACAACTATGCAAATACCCAAAACTGAAAAAGATAATACTTTACCAAGCTCCGTGTGGGATCCGCCTTCGTACAATAGAAGAATTGCACCAATACCTGCGGGTCACTGGCAGTCCTATGTCCGTGgatttgtttgatttcgaTTACTGGGTACATTGCCTAGCCGAGTTTGTATTAGACAAATGTTTCGTCAATATTAAGGTACATGTTACATCAATAAGTACAAGTAAATATAACTGACAAATTTCTGCAATAGTTAATACATTCTAGAATTgcgaatttttattgaaattcataGACATTTCCCTTCTTAGGATCTCAGCTATGGCGTTGAAAACGTATTAATTCCATGTGTAAATGAATTGGATCATGCCTTGCCTGACACCATCAGATACAGTACGCAAAGGCAACCGACGGAAGGTGTTCATTTAAACTTAGATCCAGAATTTTTGTGTGGATGTGACTGCGAAGATGATTGTCAagtgtgtataaaaaaaaagaaggaatgCGGATTCTCAAATCCAAATTCATTACCTTCTACATGCGCAAGTGATCAAAGAAgtactgaaattttatttccaggataaagaaaaatgtgcATGCTGGCAATTGACTATACAGGGAGCTACCCTGGGTGGGAGAGTCCCCGACACTGCTGTTGGATACGTTTATAAAAGATTACCTGAAGCTGTAGCAACTGGCATCTATGAATGTAACTCACGATGTAAATGCTCCGTAAAAACCTGCTTGAACAGAGTGGTTCAGCACCCCCTCACTCTAAAATTACAAGTATTCAAAACAGGGTCACGGGGCTGGGGAATAAGGTGTTTGCACGATATTCCACTTGGATCATTTATTTGCATTTACGCAGGAACACTACTTACGGAACAGGTATATAACTTTGAATCACACAAAacatgaaagtaaaatttggTAATATAGCAATTATACGCCAATCTATGAGCTATTCGTCCTATAGGGTGCTAacgaaggaggaaaaaattacGGAGACGAATACCTTGCTGAACTGGATTACGTTGAGGCAGTAGAAGGGATTAAAGACGGTTATGAAAGCGACGTCTTGGATCCAGATATACAAAATGATACTGCGGATGAAAGTGGCAGAAAATCAAATGCAGTGAGTGAAGAAGATGAGGAAACAGCAAGGGAAACTCTAGACTCTGATGAAGACTTTAACataggaaaaaatattgatcttAATATGGACCCAGCTTCATCCATTAGGTGAGAAACCAAGTAGTAACCATAGTTAGACTAACGTATGCATATACATGTGCGAAAACGATTAATATCTTGATGTAATACGTTTTATTAGGAAACGGTTGAGAAAACGGAAGAAGAATGAAAGAGAAGATCAAGGTGGTTCAGAAGAAACTAGTGAAGATGGCAGTATGACTAAGGATTCCGAAAATGTTGTTTCAAAACCTATAGTCATTTCTCAAAATGAAAAAGCAGATTGTGATCTTATTACTATAAGTGACGATGACGAAGATATTAGAAGAGAGCCAAGCAGGTTTGAACCAAGCGTAAAACCAGCTCAATTAAGTTCCTCTCAATCAAAATCTGTGAGAGAATATTTCGGTGAAGACGAAGCTGTATATATTATGGATGCAAAGACAACAGGAAATATTGGACGATACCTTAATGTAAGTTCCTTACAGTATCAGTCCTGTTAAATTTTATACCTATTTGATAATCCCTGATCACAATTGCAACTATTGacattttattctatttattattttcagcactCTTGTGATCCGAACGTATTTGTTCAAAATGTATTCGTAGATACTCATGACGTCCGATTTCCTTGGGTAGCGTTCTTTGCCCTTAACTATATAAGATCGGGCCAAGAACTTACCTGGAATTATAATTACGACGTAGGAAGTATTCCTGGGAAAGTAATCATATGCAGATGTGGAAGCTCTAATTGCAGAGGTCGTCTTTTGTAAATTTAGCTAATGTAAGACAAAGAATCTTTACATCATGTTTTATTCCTCTACTCCATAGCTCAACGACTCATTCAAGTGACAAAACTTTGGAGTACGAAATAATCACTTGATCTATATTTTAATGCAGATATAGCACTTAGTCTTATCCAGTAAATCCAATGTAAAATGTTATCCGGAATTTTAAATTCAGTGTTATgagttaataataaaaagtatttgaTTTTTAGAACGTacaagacaaaaaaaagtgactatataattttttgttaataattacTATCAATATCCAAATCCTTCTTGTAgtatgtcaaaaaaaaaaaaatgctgtcaATGGTTGGTCAGTTTTAATTCAATCAATATTATAGCGCAAAtctcttttttattattaaaaatacgaAGTACATCAATAAAGCGTACTATTATAACTTGTCCACCTAGCGAATTGTTCTCATTTTGAAGCTCTAGGTTGAATAAAATAGCAAACCTAATCAGCGAGTTTAAATAACACATTTAacagataaaaatttcgtcgCATTTAACAATAGAACTAATGCAAGTAAAGTAACCATTGGTCAAAGCACATTGATAGTTACTTGGAGGCATCACACaaaatgttaaaattataagtttttacaaaaattaggCAATATTTGTATAGCTATGCCAAAATAATTGACAGGTTTTCCTTTTACATAAACTCGTTGTGGATATTTCAGTAAACTCTACACCagcataaaaaataatatattatataatccTAATATTAGCGCTCATCTACCCTTCTTTAGAATACATACAGTAGTCTATAGCAATTTGACATGCTGAAAGTGAATAAAAGCAATGGTAATCTCCTATGAGGAACATAAAGAACTAAAATTAAAACTTGACGATTATTTGATTCACTGCTAGTGAGATTTAAGCAGCTGTTTGATTTCGTCCTTCTCAGCTGCCTCAAGGTAACTCGTACCATCTGGCGTCGAACCATCAGGATTTGCCCCTCTTTCGAGTAATAATTTCACGCAATTCGTGTGTCCTTCCCAAATCGCTGCTAAAAGAGTTGTAATTCCGTGTTTGTCTGTTGcctgtataatttataacatTATTAGCACTATATCACATCATGAAAATAGTCTTTCACTGTCCTGCTTAAAGACTACTTTACcctaaatttattcaatacgATCACCCTTCTAATTATACTATTATTGTTTCTTCTATTCGTTAACTGGTCCACCAGGTATTCCCAGAGATAGGATAAAGCTAAACTTTACAAATCTATAGTGCAAGTGCaatttactatattttttcatggAAAATTTTGTCTACATCGTCTCAGAGCTAAATCCCCTCTTAAATAGGTTTTGATGAGCAGAAtgacaatttttaaacaatagaAGTTTAAATGCCGAGTTACAAAGCTGTAACGATTTCTGAGATATGGTTAGTCggaaattagaaattattattccgcTAAGTCTGATCTTCCAGAATCAAGGGATTTGCTAATTGAATACTGCCTAAGTATTCAGTACCCTCATGTAAGTAGACAGAAAAATGTATCAAACTCACATTTGCATCAGCTCCCTTTTCCAAAAGGTATCTGAGCACGTCACCTTGGCCATAATCAGCAGCATAATGTAACGGTGTTCTCCCATCGATCATTTGATTCACGTCTATATCCTGCCGGTAATAACATCATATTACGATCACAGTATTACAGTAACATGTCTTTCaattaaaacttattttcTGTAATGGCAAATCATTATGctattacataaaaataagGGGTCTTCCGAAATTGCtgatttcaattaaaattttgtgaagCTGATAAAGTTGTTGATTTTTAAGTAGGATGATGATCAACACGCGTCGAAGCAGTGAAGATTTCTTCAAGTCTCGCCAACATGACTATTGTATATTGTTACTTCTTGGCCGTACTAGAAAACATGTTCTATAATTATTGATGGAGTGGTCAGAAAAATAAACCTGTCTGAATGAGTTGAAAATCCAAGAACTTGGCAATGTCGGACATACGGATAGTAGAATAGTGACAGATTTGAGAGAAACCCGCTATTCGTAAAGCTCAAGGAACGCCTGCGATTACGGATAATTCTGACAACCAACCTACAGTGTTATCAGGATGACAGATGAAGAAATGAGTTCAGCTATTGACGTAAAAATGTTATTCCAGCTTGTGAAATTATCAACTCGTGGAATAAAGCTATCAAATTCAAATAGCGGGAAAGAAATTGTCGGCTaagatgaaattaaataaattatttgcagCGGTAAATGTCACACGAACCTTGTTCTCGACAATGTCCCGTACTTGATCAAGATCTCCATTTTTGATCCCCCAAACCAGTTCGCtcatttttattgttgtttaATAACGACTctgaaatatcgtaaaaatactgcggaatatatatttaagtttttttaaacctcTTGTCACTAGACATGAAACGAAATTGGTTAAGCGTTGATTTCCACCGAGAACGTAGCTCCGAGTCAGGAAATAATTGCCCGTCAACGATTGCCAATATGGCAACATTAAAATCGACGtcgtatcgaaaattttcttatgCCTTCAATTTTCGCCGAATGGTATGCCTGCTCTGTGGATAATCATCGACACATCGTCGAGATGATTCAACTCCTCCAGCTCACTGACACATATCAATTTCAAtacagaaattcaaattataagTTTCTGCTTGTTGAACATGCACGTTTCATCAGAATGAGAACTTGCAGACTTAGAagacattttatttcattctataGGTCCCTAATATCTTGAAACGAACCGACCGATTGGAACGATATTCAAGACAACTGCAAACAATGAAAACCCATTAGTTTTTCTTCAGAATAAATTCCTTAGTGTAATCTAAAATTGTGAAGGTTGGCAGTTGAGTTGGTCATTCAAAATGTTGGCAGAGACGTTGATGCCATATCTTAGAAAATAAATCTAGGAAAACTAATGTTTCACAAAATGACACAAAAGTACCATTGAAATAATCCCATCATAAATAtcgaatttatattttccgtAAACCAAGCTCTTCGTGCAAGAAATTAGCTGACTGCGTAAATTACATGGGGTAATTCCAATATTTACGTAGTATACAGAGCAGCTTTCTATAGGAATGTCCAAAGGGTCCAAAGCGGAAGTAACGCCTTGCATAGGAAAATCCGAACAACATGAACCGATCACTTCTCCTTTCAGCAATGCACAATACCGTAATCAACCGAGGTTCAGCCTTGATCTGGCCAACTAAAAGATATCGATGTATACATATGGGTGAGTTCCTTCGGTGCAGAAACAGATAACAAAGAGGTGTGGTCTGCGGTGGAGAACGAGGTTGAAGTGAATGCTGCTCTACCGGTGACTggtttgtatatttattatcaGACAAAGCATCAAAGGCGTCGAAGCTTTTTTAGGAGTTTGCTACTGTACCTCCGTGCGGCAGTGACACTTGGTAATTTGGATActtaaaattaaatcaattttttattagcGCTATAACAAACACCCACCATCAGCGTAACCGGTTTTTTCTTCTGTCCCCCTTACTCACTTCCTtattgcttatttttttttaaaactaattATAATAATGCTCCTTAACCAGTACACACGTGTACACTTAAACTGCAACGCACACACACAAATTACGAACCATTGCCAATGTAACCATGACATTTCGAATGCAAATATAAATGTTACGACTTTGATACATAATTATTGTCAATGTTTTTATACCCTTTATCACATTCGCCGAAGTTCAATCGTTCTATAAATTTGGATGTCGAAATTCTTCCGTATTAATCAGTTATTATGTTTTCACTACAAGCCACTCAAATCGACGATAGTATAAGCGTACGGTATAAACTCGTGTATGTCTACATAACTTTCTTAATCACCTACACACACACAGCCGTTTAGCGCGAACGATTATCATTCATActcaaattaaatataattactgACACAAAGCTTCCTGGAAAATATTGCACATGGTGTCTTATTGGTAACAACAGCTGCACAGATCTTTCATTCATTTGTAAGTCCGTACGAGGCAAGCTATATTGAAATGGCAGGAGTGTATAAGTATAGTTTCTCTCTAATAGCTCGGTAATAATTCGAATTGCAACACGAGGGTAATTCCTCAGAGTTAACTTTAAACCGTTTACTGCAGGTAACACGGATTGAAACAGCAGTACGATACAGTCATAccgaggaaaaaatattgcaagtaTTAGAATTAGACACGTCAAATAGAATTGCACTCTCTAACTAATTGCAATAACCGAGCACAAGATGTAACGGCGCTTGTAATATAACATCTGTAGAAAATTTGACGTCGCTACAAGTTTCACGGGGTAATAGACCTCTactcttgaaaattttctctcttcatctCGTCTGACTAACAAAATTTCGTTACAATTATTTGT is a window of Neodiprion pinetum isolate iyNeoPine1 chromosome 4, iyNeoPine1.2, whole genome shotgun sequence DNA encoding:
- the LOC124217571 gene encoding myotrophin isoform X2 — protein: MSELVWGIKNGDLDQVRDIVENKDIDVNQMIDGRTPLHYAADYGQGDVLRYLLEKGADANATDKHGITTLLAAIWEGHTNCVKLLLERGANPDGSTPDGTSYLEAAEKDEIKQLLKSH
- the LOC124217571 gene encoding myotrophin isoform X1 translates to MLETGATPTSCIIHMCIGQVGGISESYSRITTPNMDIDVNQMIDGRTPLHYAADYGQGDVLRYLLEKGADANATDKHGITTLLAAIWEGHTNCVKLLLERGANPDGSTPDGTSYLEAAEKDEIKQLLKSH